A portion of the Burkholderia sp. GAS332 genome contains these proteins:
- a CDS encoding dihydrofolate synthase / folylpolyglutamate synthase produces MTTFPTLDAWLTHLESAHPVGIDMGLGRISQVRDAMQLSFECPIITVGGTNGKGSTCAILESILLRAGFTVGCHTSPHLLSFNERARVNGEMASDADLLPHFEAVEAARLSLAQPVTLTYFEFTTLAIMSLFASRGLDAVIFEVGLGGRLDAVNILDTDCAIITSIDIDHTDYLGDTREKIAFEKAGIFRPGKPAICADPVPPQTLIDHAEKIGAELWLFGRDFRYEGQAGSERQQWSYVGPTMRRSSLAYPALRGANQLINTSAALAGLEALRDRLPVSAQDIRLGLANVELPGRFQVLPGKPAIVLDVGHNPHAAAVLTQNLGNMGFFPYTYAVFGAMRDKDIAGVLAHLKGEIDHWCVTDLPTPRAASAEELEAALREQGVSDGHDSSVTRYASPAEAFQDALKRASENDRIVVFGSFYTVAGVMAYRKSQQH; encoded by the coding sequence ATGACCACATTCCCCACCCTCGACGCGTGGCTCACGCACCTTGAATCCGCGCATCCCGTCGGCATCGACATGGGTTTGGGCCGTATCTCCCAGGTACGTGACGCGATGCAGTTGTCGTTTGAGTGCCCAATCATCACGGTTGGCGGCACGAACGGCAAGGGATCGACCTGTGCGATCCTCGAATCGATTTTGCTACGCGCCGGCTTCACGGTGGGCTGTCACACGTCGCCGCATCTGCTGTCATTCAACGAGCGGGCCCGCGTGAACGGCGAAATGGCGAGCGACGCGGACCTGCTGCCGCATTTCGAAGCCGTCGAAGCCGCACGCCTGAGCCTCGCCCAACCGGTCACGCTGACCTACTTCGAATTCACGACGCTGGCGATCATGAGCCTGTTCGCCTCGCGCGGACTGGACGCGGTCATTTTCGAAGTCGGCCTCGGCGGGCGCCTCGACGCGGTCAACATTCTCGATACGGACTGCGCGATCATCACCAGCATCGATATCGATCACACCGATTATCTCGGCGACACGCGCGAGAAAATCGCTTTCGAGAAAGCCGGCATTTTCCGGCCGGGTAAGCCGGCGATCTGTGCCGATCCGGTGCCGCCGCAAACCCTGATCGATCACGCCGAAAAGATCGGCGCCGAACTGTGGCTGTTCGGTCGCGATTTTCGCTACGAAGGGCAGGCAGGCAGCGAGCGCCAGCAATGGAGCTACGTGGGCCCGACGATGCGCCGTTCCTCGCTCGCCTATCCCGCGTTGCGCGGGGCGAATCAGTTGATCAACACGTCGGCGGCCCTTGCGGGTCTTGAAGCGCTGCGCGACCGGCTACCGGTCTCGGCGCAGGACATCCGCCTTGGCCTCGCTAACGTTGAACTGCCGGGGCGCTTCCAGGTGCTGCCCGGCAAGCCGGCCATTGTGCTCGACGTCGGTCACAATCCGCACGCAGCTGCGGTGTTGACGCAAAACCTCGGCAATATGGGCTTTTTCCCGTACACCTATGCCGTGTTCGGCGCGATGCGCGACAAGGACATTGCCGGCGTACTGGCGCACCTGAAGGGCGAAATCGACCATTGGTGCGTGACCGATCTGCCGACCCCGCGTGCGGCTTCGGCGGAAGAACTCGAGGCGGCCCTGCGCGAGCAGGGGGTGAGTGACGGCCACGATAGCAGCGTGACGCGCTACGCGTCGCCGGCAGAGGCTTTCCAAGACGCGCTAAAACGAGCGTCAGAGAATGATAGAATCGTGGTTTTCGGCAGTTTCTATACGGTAGCAGGCGTGATGGCCTACCGTAAATCGCAGCAACACTGA
- a CDS encoding tryptophan synthase, alpha chain, which produces MSRIKNTFAALSAQGKKGLIPFMTAGDPDPARTVEFMHALAAGGADVIELGVPFSDPMADGPVIQQSSERALAHGVSLRHVLADVKRFRETDDKTPVVLMGYANPIERMGTEAFAKAAKEAGVDGVLVVDYPPEECVNFAEQMRSAGIDPIFLLAPTSTDERIAEVGKIASGYVYYVSLKGVTGAANLDVSSIASKIPAIKSRVPLPVGVGFGIRDAQTARSVAEVSDAVVIGSRIVQLLEQAAPETAAETLTHFIAEVREALDSVATAR; this is translated from the coding sequence ATGTCCCGTATCAAGAACACGTTTGCCGCGTTGTCCGCCCAGGGTAAGAAAGGCCTGATTCCGTTCATGACGGCCGGCGACCCGGATCCGGCGCGCACGGTCGAATTCATGCACGCGCTCGCCGCTGGCGGCGCCGATGTGATCGAACTCGGCGTGCCGTTTTCCGATCCGATGGCCGACGGCCCGGTGATCCAGCAGTCGTCCGAGCGCGCGTTGGCGCATGGCGTGTCGCTGCGTCACGTGCTGGCCGACGTGAAGCGCTTCCGCGAAACCGACGACAAGACGCCGGTGGTGCTGATGGGTTACGCCAATCCGATCGAGCGCATGGGCACCGAAGCGTTCGCCAAGGCGGCGAAGGAAGCTGGGGTAGACGGCGTGCTGGTTGTCGACTACCCGCCTGAAGAGTGCGTCAACTTCGCTGAACAGATGCGATCTGCTGGTATCGATCCGATCTTTCTGCTTGCGCCCACCTCCACGGATGAACGCATCGCAGAAGTCGGCAAAATCGCCAGCGGCTACGTCTATTATGTGTCGTTGAAAGGCGTGACCGGCGCGGCAAATCTGGACGTTTCCAGCATCGCGAGTAAAATCCCCGCCATCAAGTCGCGCGTACCCCTGCCGGTGGGCGTCGGTTTTGGCATCCGTGACGCGCAAACGGCGCGTTCGGTGGCCGAAGTGTCCGATGCCGTCGTGATCGGCAGCCGTATCGTGCAATTGCTCGAACAAGCGGCTCCCGAAACCGCCGCCGAGACGCTTACGCACTTCATCGCTGAAGTGCGCGAGGCGCTCGATAGCGTCGCGACTGCCCGATAA
- a CDS encoding amidophosphoribosyltransferase: MCGIVGVVSHSPVNQLIYDSLLLLQHRGQDAAGIATANGSNFHMHKANGMVRDVFRTRNMRSLPGTTGIGQVRYPTAGSASSEEEAQPFYVNAPFGIILAHNGNLTNWQQLKDEMFRIDRRHINTNSDTEVMLNVLAHELQLSSSSLQLDPAALFKAVSGVHRRVRGSYAIVSLIAGYGLLGFRDPFGIRPLCLGKQETPEGVEWILASESVAIEGIGFEFVRDIAPGEAIFIDLEGNLHSQQCATNPSLNPCIFELVYLARPDSVLDGVPVYNVRLRMGDYLAEKIKRELPDVPIDVVMPIPDSSRPAAMQVAKKLGVEYREGFFKNRYVGRTFIMPGQAMRKKSVRQKLNAMGIEFKGKNVLIVDDSIVRGTTSHEIVQMARDAGANKVIFASAAPPVKYPNVYGIDMPTRGELVAHGRTDDEVARMIGADYLVYQDVDALKQAVRDINPALKEFEASCFDGNYVTGDVTTEYLDRIETARLAPSSQSDRDAASEAADGGPARSQLHLQLSVG, encoded by the coding sequence ATGTGCGGCATCGTAGGCGTAGTTTCCCACTCTCCGGTCAATCAGCTGATCTATGACAGCCTGCTGCTTCTGCAGCACCGCGGTCAGGACGCCGCCGGCATCGCGACAGCGAACGGCAGCAACTTCCACATGCACAAGGCCAACGGCATGGTGCGCGACGTGTTCCGCACGCGCAACATGCGCAGCCTGCCCGGCACCACCGGTATCGGCCAGGTCCGTTACCCCACCGCCGGTTCTGCATCGAGCGAAGAAGAAGCCCAGCCGTTCTACGTGAACGCGCCGTTCGGCATCATCCTCGCGCACAACGGCAATCTGACCAACTGGCAGCAGCTGAAAGATGAGATGTTCCGCATCGATCGCCGCCACATCAATACCAATTCCGACACCGAAGTGATGCTCAACGTGCTCGCGCACGAATTGCAGCTGTCCAGCTCGAGCCTGCAACTCGATCCGGCGGCGCTGTTCAAGGCGGTGTCGGGCGTGCATCGCCGGGTGCGGGGTTCGTACGCGATCGTGTCACTGATTGCCGGCTACGGTCTGCTCGGCTTCCGCGACCCGTTCGGCATTCGCCCGCTGTGCCTCGGCAAGCAGGAAACGCCGGAAGGCGTCGAGTGGATCCTGGCGTCGGAATCGGTCGCGATCGAAGGTATTGGTTTTGAATTTGTGCGCGACATCGCGCCGGGCGAAGCCATTTTCATCGACCTCGAGGGCAATTTGCACTCGCAGCAATGCGCGACGAATCCGAGCCTGAACCCGTGCATTTTCGAACTCGTGTACCTCGCGCGTCCGGACTCGGTCCTCGACGGCGTGCCGGTCTACAACGTGCGTCTGCGCATGGGTGATTACCTCGCCGAGAAGATCAAGCGCGAATTGCCCGACGTTCCGATCGACGTCGTGATGCCGATTCCCGATTCGTCCCGTCCGGCTGCGATGCAGGTCGCGAAGAAGCTGGGCGTTGAGTATCGCGAAGGCTTCTTCAAGAACCGTTACGTCGGCCGCACCTTCATCATGCCGGGCCAGGCGATGCGCAAGAAGTCGGTGCGCCAGAAGCTGAACGCCATGGGCATCGAGTTCAAGGGCAAGAACGTGCTGATCGTCGACGATTCGATCGTGCGTGGCACCACCTCGCACGAAATCGTGCAGATGGCGCGCGATGCCGGCGCGAACAAGGTGATCTTTGCTTCGGCGGCGCCGCCGGTGAAGTACCCGAACGTCTACGGTATCGATATGCCCACGCGCGGTGAACTCGTCGCCCATGGCCGCACGGACGATGAAGTCGCGCGCATGATCGGCGCGGACTACCTCGTTTATCAGGACGTTGACGCGCTGAAGCAGGCAGTGCGCGATATCAACCCGGCGCTGAAGGAGTTCGAAGCCTCGTGCTTCGACGGTAACTATGTGACGGGCGATGTCACCACCGAGTACCTCGACCGCATCGAAACCGCGCGTCTCGCACCGTCCTCGCAATCGGACCGCGACGCCGCGAGCGAAGCGGCCGACGGCGGCCCGGCGCGTTCGCAACTGCATCTGCAGTTGTCGGTTGGTTGA
- a CDS encoding histidine kinase codes for MTTSSTEATGAKPVLSGFAVSERTAHLRAETALFMRDHVLSLVSHDLRGPLNAIHSWAYVLERKLDANDPNSQRAVTGIRSGVDQQVKLLETIIDATRAGTKSLALANAMFPLHPLLDETVAEVRSGLARARGVEVTVESQVATEQVNGDHERLAAALWVMLTFAVEASTEGAAVTLAARADATRWYATVGFKPSATALDDPAVPHLLEAFARKQAREPREAKRIAWVFALCKRVAEAHGGSFEQSDILEGETATLALQVPLSATTAG; via the coding sequence GTGACAACGTCTTCCACCGAGGCCACCGGTGCCAAGCCGGTTCTTTCCGGCTTCGCCGTCTCCGAACGCACCGCACATCTGCGCGCGGAGACCGCGCTGTTCATGCGCGATCACGTGCTGTCGCTGGTATCGCACGACTTGCGTGGTCCGCTGAACGCTATCCATAGCTGGGCGTACGTGCTCGAGCGCAAGCTCGATGCGAACGACCCCAACTCGCAGCGCGCCGTCACCGGAATTCGTAGCGGCGTGGACCAGCAGGTGAAGTTGCTGGAGACGATCATCGACGCCACACGCGCCGGCACCAAATCGCTGGCGCTCGCTAATGCGATGTTTCCGCTGCATCCGCTGCTCGATGAAACCGTTGCAGAAGTCCGCTCCGGATTGGCGCGCGCACGTGGCGTCGAGGTTACGGTCGAGTCGCAAGTCGCTACCGAGCAGGTCAACGGCGACCATGAGCGCCTGGCCGCCGCGCTGTGGGTGATGCTCACGTTTGCCGTCGAGGCGAGCACGGAAGGCGCGGCGGTCACGCTGGCCGCACGCGCGGACGCCACCCGGTGGTACGCCACCGTCGGCTTCAAGCCGAGCGCCACAGCACTGGACGATCCCGCGGTGCCTCATTTGCTGGAAGCTTTCGCCCGCAAGCAGGCGCGCGAACCGCGCGAAGCCAAACGGATCGCGTGGGTGTTCGCGCTGTGCAAGCGTGTCGCGGAAGCGCACGGCGGCAGTTTCGAGCAAAGCGACATACTTGAGGGTGAAACTGCTACGCTCGCGCTGCAGGTGCCGCTGAGTGCGACGACTGCGGGGTGA
- a CDS encoding acetyl-CoA carboxylase carboxyltransferase subunit beta /acetyl-CoA carboxylase carboxyltransferase subunit alpha: MSWLDKLLPPKIKQTDPKNRKGIPEGLWIKCPSCEAVLYRNDVEANLHVCPKCDHHMRIGARERLDGLLDPEGRYEIGQEIVPVDALKFKDSRKYPDRLKEAMDDTDETDAMVVMGGAIHTLPVVVACFEFSFMGGSMGSVVGERFARGAQNALEQKVPFICFTASGGARMQESLLSLMQMAKTTAMLTKLAEAKLPFISVLTDPTMGGVSASFAFLGDVVIAEPKALIGFAGPRVIEQTVREKLPEGFQRAEFLLTKGAVDMIVDRRKLREEIAQLMALLSHQPADAVA; encoded by the coding sequence ATGAGCTGGCTCGATAAGCTGCTGCCGCCGAAAATCAAACAAACCGACCCGAAGAACCGCAAGGGGATTCCGGAAGGCCTGTGGATCAAGTGCCCGTCGTGCGAAGCCGTGCTGTACCGCAATGACGTCGAGGCCAATCTGCACGTTTGTCCGAAGTGCGACCATCACATGCGTATCGGCGCGCGTGAGCGGCTCGACGGCCTGCTCGATCCGGAAGGCCGCTACGAAATCGGCCAGGAAATCGTCCCGGTCGACGCGCTCAAGTTCAAAGACAGCCGCAAGTACCCGGATCGCCTGAAAGAGGCGATGGACGACACCGATGAAACCGACGCAATGGTCGTGATGGGCGGTGCCATCCACACGCTGCCGGTGGTGGTCGCGTGCTTCGAGTTCTCGTTCATGGGTGGCTCGATGGGTTCGGTGGTCGGCGAGCGTTTCGCGCGCGGCGCACAGAACGCGCTCGAACAGAAAGTGCCGTTTATCTGCTTCACCGCTTCGGGCGGCGCGCGGATGCAGGAGAGTTTGCTCTCGCTGATGCAGATGGCGAAGACCACGGCCATGCTGACCAAGCTCGCCGAAGCCAAGCTGCCGTTCATTTCCGTGCTGACCGATCCGACCATGGGCGGCGTGTCGGCGAGTTTCGCGTTCCTGGGCGACGTAGTGATCGCCGAGCCGAAGGCGCTGATCGGCTTTGCCGGCCCGCGCGTGATCGAACAGACCGTGCGCGAAAAGCTGCCGGAAGGCTTCCAGCGCGCCGAGTTCCTGCTGACGAAGGGCGCGGTCGACATGATCGTCGACCGTCGCAAGCTGCGTGAAGAAATCGCGCAATTGATGGCGCTGTTGAGCCATCAGCCGGCGGACGCAGTCGCGTAA
- a CDS encoding DedD protein — MGIFSFGKKDDAPTRRGANTSSTRAARGERVERRTRRTERTVDADAMLLDPTLPEKQRARRRLVGAIALVVAAVVILPMVLDSHPKPVTDDISIDIPSRPAPKVAKTDEDTQAGVAPDNPTPDAALAASGLAPTTAATQGQSGAAQQQSAATSVAPATKPAVKSQAPAAVAANTAPAAPVAQAPAKSAKAPATQSAANVPAPSEDSANTAAASADANSGTPASPPGSRFAVQLGAFANDANARNWAAKLKAAGVPAYTEHRKQADGSTLTLLRAGPFADRAAATAAIAKVREAGLTSGANSGTAQ; from the coding sequence ATGGGAATTTTCTCGTTCGGCAAGAAAGACGACGCGCCTACTCGGCGTGGCGCAAACACCAGTTCCACTCGGGCCGCCCGTGGCGAGCGCGTGGAGCGGCGAACCCGCCGCACGGAGCGCACCGTGGATGCAGATGCGATGCTGCTCGACCCTACGTTGCCTGAAAAGCAGCGTGCGCGGCGCAGACTCGTCGGCGCGATCGCGCTGGTCGTTGCAGCGGTGGTAATCCTGCCCATGGTGCTGGATTCGCATCCGAAGCCCGTTACTGACGACATCTCCATCGATATTCCAAGCCGCCCCGCGCCAAAGGTCGCCAAGACCGACGAAGACACGCAGGCCGGCGTAGCACCGGATAACCCCACGCCTGACGCGGCACTTGCCGCCTCCGGCCTTGCGCCGACAACGGCAGCCACGCAAGGCCAATCGGGCGCCGCTCAACAGCAGAGCGCGGCGACCAGCGTAGCACCCGCGACCAAGCCGGCTGTGAAGTCGCAAGCGCCTGCCGCCGTCGCTGCCAATACGGCACCGGCAGCGCCCGTCGCGCAAGCACCTGCCAAATCGGCCAAAGCACCCGCCACGCAAAGCGCGGCGAACGTTCCGGCGCCGAGCGAAGACAGCGCGAATACTGCCGCCGCAAGCGCGGACGCCAATTCCGGCACGCCGGCATCGCCGCCGGGCAGCCGTTTTGCCGTCCAGTTGGGCGCATTTGCGAACGATGCCAACGCGCGTAATTGGGCTGCCAAGTTGAAAGCGGCCGGTGTGCCCGCATATACCGAACATCGGAAACAGGCCGACGGCTCGACGCTCACGCTATTGCGCGCCGGTCCGTTCGCTGACCGTGCAGCGGCTACCGCCGCCATTGCGAAGGTTCGCGAGGCCGGCTTGACGTCGGGCGCGAACAGCGGCACTGCACAGTAA
- a CDS encoding membrane protein required for colicin V production, protein MFTAFDYAVMAVIGLSALRGTWRGFLSEIFGLIGWIAAFFIACRFVGYVVPFIPATWPGGALTQWLLAFALAVIGVVLVASVLNALLSRIVQATGLSGVDRSLGLMFGLVRGVVLVLVLVALAGLTELPQQEFWRNALLRPYAVEGVHVMKPLLPETLAAYVRV, encoded by the coding sequence ATGTTCACTGCCTTCGACTACGCTGTAATGGCGGTGATCGGTTTATCGGCCTTGCGCGGCACATGGCGCGGCTTTTTGTCTGAGATATTCGGGCTGATCGGCTGGATCGCAGCGTTTTTCATTGCTTGCCGCTTTGTCGGTTATGTCGTGCCATTTATCCCTGCCACGTGGCCGGGCGGCGCGCTAACCCAGTGGCTTCTGGCGTTCGCGCTGGCGGTGATCGGCGTGGTGCTGGTGGCAAGCGTGCTGAACGCGTTGCTGAGCCGCATTGTGCAGGCAACCGGCTTGAGCGGCGTGGACCGCTCGCTCGGTTTGATGTTCGGCCTCGTGCGCGGGGTCGTTCTGGTGCTGGTTCTGGTCGCCCTTGCTGGCTTGACCGAACTGCCCCAACAGGAATTCTGGCGCAACGCCTTGCTTCGGCCCTATGCGGTCGAGGGCGTGCACGTAATGAAACCGCTGCTTCCCGAGACGCTCGCTGCCTACGTCCGCGTGTGA
- a CDS encoding transcriptional regulator, AraC family, producing the protein MSHAAITAPSVSLRRYGAVEASDVHDFHQVVLGLDGAMVMAVDGVAQQIDAGSAWLIPAGARHDYSGIGENRQLVLDLPAASLAVPERLFDRARAVTVDASLTQLVHRIASHATGGVQADELDTRRFQWDAAARLGAALVADAGTAIGTPAIGLDFARIDRWLRAHLSEPLRIADLATHCGFGMRRFHQLFIDAFGETPHRYLQRLRLDTSLRLLSDPRLSLSDIALEIGFGDQSAYTHAFTRRFGLAPGQWRALRH; encoded by the coding sequence ATGAGCCACGCCGCCATCACTGCACCTAGCGTTTCGCTGCGCCGTTACGGCGCGGTCGAAGCGTCGGACGTGCACGACTTTCACCAGGTCGTGCTCGGGCTCGACGGCGCGATGGTGATGGCGGTAGACGGCGTCGCGCAACAGATCGACGCCGGCTCCGCCTGGCTCATCCCGGCCGGGGCGCGGCACGATTACTCAGGTATCGGCGAGAACCGGCAGTTGGTGCTGGATCTGCCGGCCGCCTCGCTGGCCGTGCCGGAACGTCTGTTCGACCGCGCACGGGCCGTGACGGTGGATGCCTCGCTCACGCAACTTGTGCATCGGATTGCGTCGCACGCCACAGGCGGCGTGCAAGCCGACGAGTTGGATACCCGGCGTTTTCAATGGGACGCAGCCGCGCGATTGGGCGCTGCGTTAGTGGCGGACGCCGGCACAGCGATCGGAACACCCGCGATTGGCCTCGACTTCGCGCGCATCGACCGTTGGCTGCGCGCGCATCTGTCTGAGCCGCTGCGTATTGCCGACCTGGCCACGCACTGTGGCTTCGGCATGCGGCGCTTTCATCAGCTTTTTATCGACGCCTTCGGCGAAACGCCCCATCGTTATCTACAGCGTCTGCGGCTCGATACGTCTCTTCGCTTACTGTCCGATCCGCGCCTGTCGCTCAGCGATATCGCGTTGGAAATCGGCTTCGGCGATCAGAGCGCTTACACGCACGCATTCACGCGGCGTTTCGGGCTGGCGCCCGGTCAATGGCGCGCGTTGCGCCATTGA
- a CDS encoding O-succinylhomoserine sulfhydrylase — protein MDDSLNFDTLAVRSGTVRSDFNEHSEAIFLTSSFVFASAADAAEKFKNSEDNYTYSRFTNPTVSMFQDRLAALEGGEACMATASGMAAIMSVVMSVLQAGDHLVSSQALFGSTLGMFSQIFSKFGITTTFVDPTDLDAWKNAVRPETKMFFLETPSNPLTEVADIEAISKIAKAANAIFVVDNCFCSPALQQPLKLGADVVMHSATKFLDGQGRVLGGALVGSKKFIMEKVFPFVRSAGPTLSAFNAWVLLKGMETLSLRVEKQSANALEIARWLETHPAVNRVFYPGLESHPQHALAMRQQKAGGAILSFELKGDTPEQMRANAWRVIDSTKICSITGNLGDTRTTITHPATTTHGRVTPEARAAAGISEGLIRLAVGLENAGDIRGDLERGLAG, from the coding sequence ATGGACGACTCCCTGAACTTCGATACGCTGGCAGTCCGCTCGGGCACGGTGCGCAGCGACTTCAACGAACATTCGGAAGCGATTTTCCTGACCTCGAGCTTTGTCTTCGCAAGTGCCGCGGACGCCGCCGAAAAATTCAAGAATTCCGAAGACAACTACACTTATTCGCGCTTCACGAACCCGACCGTCTCGATGTTCCAGGACCGTCTGGCCGCGCTCGAAGGCGGCGAAGCGTGCATGGCCACGGCTTCGGGGATGGCCGCGATCATGTCGGTGGTCATGTCCGTGCTGCAGGCCGGCGACCATCTGGTCAGCTCGCAAGCGCTGTTCGGTTCGACGCTCGGCATGTTCTCGCAGATCTTCAGCAAGTTCGGCATCACGACGACCTTCGTCGATCCGACCGATCTGGACGCGTGGAAGAACGCCGTGCGTCCCGAGACGAAGATGTTCTTCCTCGAAACACCGTCGAACCCGCTGACCGAAGTCGCCGATATCGAAGCGATCAGCAAGATCGCCAAGGCGGCCAATGCGATCTTCGTGGTCGACAACTGCTTCTGTAGCCCGGCGCTGCAACAGCCGCTGAAGCTCGGCGCGGACGTCGTGATGCACTCGGCCACCAAGTTCCTCGACGGCCAGGGGCGTGTGCTCGGCGGCGCGCTGGTCGGCTCGAAGAAGTTCATCATGGAAAAGGTGTTCCCGTTCGTTCGTAGCGCCGGGCCGACGCTGTCCGCGTTCAATGCGTGGGTGTTGCTCAAGGGCATGGAAACGCTGTCACTGCGCGTTGAAAAGCAGTCGGCGAACGCACTCGAAATCGCGCGTTGGCTCGAAACGCATCCGGCCGTGAACCGCGTGTTCTATCCGGGGCTCGAGTCGCATCCGCAGCACGCGCTGGCAATGCGTCAGCAGAAGGCGGGCGGCGCGATCCTGTCGTTCGAACTGAAGGGCGATACGCCTGAGCAGATGCGCGCGAATGCCTGGCGCGTGATCGATAGCACGAAGATCTGCTCGATCACCGGCAACCTCGGCGATACGCGTACCACCATCACGCATCCGGCTACGACTACGCACGGTCGCGTGACGCCGGAAGCGCGCGCGGCGGCGGGCATCAGCGAAGGTTTGATCCGTTTGGCCGTGGGTCTGGAAAATGCCGGCGATATCCGCGGTGATTTGGAGCGCGGTTTGGCGGGTTGA
- a CDS encoding peptidylprolyl isomerase/FKBP-type peptidyl-prolyl cis-trans isomerase FkpA, producing the protein MSTVTTESGLKYEDIVEGTGAEAVAGKTVSVHYTGWLTDGQKFDSSKDRNDPFAFVLGGGMVIKGWDEGVQGMKVGGTRKLTIPPQLGYGVRGAGGVIPPNATLVFEVELLDV; encoded by the coding sequence ATGTCGACTGTGACTACCGAATCCGGCCTGAAATATGAAGACATCGTTGAAGGCACCGGCGCCGAAGCGGTTGCCGGCAAGACCGTCAGCGTGCACTACACGGGTTGGCTGACCGACGGCCAGAAGTTCGACTCGAGCAAGGACCGCAACGACCCGTTCGCGTTCGTGCTGGGCGGCGGCATGGTCATCAAGGGCTGGGATGAAGGCGTGCAAGGCATGAAGGTCGGCGGCACGCGCAAGCTGACGATTCCGCCGCAACTCGGCTACGGCGTGCGTGGCGCAGGCGGCGTGATTCCGCCGAATGCAACGCTCGTGTTCGAAGTCGAACTGCTCGACGTCTAA
- a CDS encoding Hemolysin, contains CBS domains — protein sequence MIQVVALIGALFLVALNGFFVAAEFGLVKLRQTRVQSLAAKHGMRGRLLAKVHGRLDAYLSACQLGITLASLGLGWIGEPAFAQLLTPVFSLLGVESEKLIHGISLFFAFSCISFLHIVVGELAPKSLAIRESEKVSLWAATPLYGFYWAMYPAIWVLNSSANAVLKLAGLAADHGHDSHYSTDELKLILRGRHANVATELGSPDGAYSQDEWNTIAHSLDFSRMTVSDLMRPSHEMVGMRRDVPLRDNMQVVARHRFSRYPLFEDASGERVAGMIHLKDLLLARHAGSTLDDLSKYARPVQYVKPDMPALELFRRFRKGAPHFALVGHKNAKPIGFLTLDNLLGALVGQIHDEFRQGDADWTRMDDGTLMGKGSLPVVSLERALGIDIDEGKAESVGGLVIQALNDLPTEGQRIEFDRFDVVVKKMKGPRIVLVRVYPKTFDDEGG from the coding sequence TTGATCCAGGTTGTCGCCCTTATCGGTGCTTTGTTTCTCGTTGCCCTCAACGGATTTTTCGTCGCCGCCGAATTCGGCCTGGTGAAGCTGCGGCAGACACGTGTGCAGAGCCTTGCTGCCAAACACGGCATGCGTGGGCGTTTGCTGGCGAAGGTGCACGGGCGGCTCGACGCCTATCTGTCCGCCTGTCAGCTCGGCATCACGCTGGCGTCGCTCGGGCTCGGCTGGATCGGTGAGCCGGCGTTCGCGCAACTGCTCACGCCTGTCTTCAGCCTGCTTGGTGTGGAATCGGAGAAGCTGATCCACGGCATCTCGCTGTTCTTCGCGTTCTCGTGTATTTCGTTCCTGCACATCGTGGTGGGCGAGCTGGCTCCGAAATCTCTGGCGATTCGCGAATCGGAGAAGGTTTCGCTGTGGGCTGCCACACCGCTCTACGGTTTTTACTGGGCGATGTATCCGGCGATCTGGGTGCTCAATTCCAGCGCCAACGCGGTGTTGAAACTCGCGGGCCTGGCTGCGGACCACGGCCACGATTCGCATTACTCGACCGACGAACTCAAGCTGATCCTGCGTGGCCGCCACGCCAACGTCGCGACTGAGCTCGGCTCGCCGGATGGCGCCTATAGCCAGGACGAATGGAACACGATTGCGCATTCGCTGGATTTTTCGCGCATGACCGTGTCGGACCTGATGCGCCCGTCCCATGAAATGGTCGGCATGCGGCGCGATGTGCCGTTGCGCGACAACATGCAGGTGGTGGCGCGGCACCGCTTCAGCCGCTATCCGCTGTTCGAAGACGCGTCCGGCGAGCGCGTGGCCGGCATGATCCACTTGAAGGATCTGCTGCTGGCACGGCACGCGGGCAGCACGCTCGACGACCTCTCCAAGTATGCGCGGCCCGTGCAGTATGTGAAGCCGGACATGCCGGCGCTCGAACTGTTTCGCCGCTTCCGCAAGGGTGCGCCGCACTTCGCACTGGTCGGCCACAAGAATGCGAAGCCGATCGGCTTTCTGACGCTAGACAATTTGCTCGGCGCACTGGTTGGGCAGATCCACGACGAATTCCGCCAGGGCGACGCCGATTGGACGCGTATGGACGACGGCACGTTGATGGGCAAGGGGAGTTTGCCGGTGGTGTCGCTGGAACGCGCGCTTGGGATCGATATCGATGAAGGCAAAGCCGAATCGGTGGGCGGCCTCGTGATTCAGGCACTCAACGATTTGCCTACTGAAGGGCAGCGCATTGAGTTCGATCGCTTCGACGTGGTGGTCAAGAAGATGAAGGGGCCGCGGATAGTGCTCGTGCGCGTGTATCCGAAGACCTTCGACGATGAAGGTGGCTAA